From the Lathyrus oleraceus cultivar Zhongwan6 chromosome 4, CAAS_Psat_ZW6_1.0, whole genome shotgun sequence genome, one window contains:
- the LOC127136835 gene encoding uncharacterized protein LOC127136835, which yields MFPKAIVSVDIKLVEMKHDVKPDKVNDDVKPDEMNDDVKSGARSVVVEVDVRTQFTNKEEFIVHKRMLQWVRREVGKSGFYVIIESSDNGSERRQSVITKRCERSDTYQPHIRKFKRDDIESRKCGCPFKLREYRMVDETWKFNVIFDIHNHALTDKLVGHPIIYHIVPEEMELFSDMT from the coding sequence ATGTTTCCCAAAGCTATTGTGAGTGTGGATATTAAACTGGTCGAAATGAAGCATGATGTTAAACCAGATAAAGTGAATGACGATGTTAAACCAGATGAAATGAATGATGATGTTAAATCGGGTGCTCGGTCGGTTGTTGTCGAGGTAGATGTTCGTACACAATTTACAAATAAAGAAGAGTTTATTGTTCACAAACGTATGCTACAATGGGTCCGTAGGGAGGTTGGGAAATCGGGGTTTTATGTTATAATCGAAAGTTCCGACAATGGTTCAGAGAGAAGACAATCAGTTATAACAAAGAGATGCGAAAGAAGTGACACGTACCAACCACACATTAGGAAGTTCAAACGAGATGACATTGAATCCAGGAAATGTGGGTGTCCGTTTAAATTGCGAGAATACCGTATGGTGGATGAGACATGGAAATTTAATGTGATTTTCGATATACATAATCATGCCTTGACTGACAAGCTAGTTGGTCATCCCATTATATATCACATTGTTCCGGAGGAGATGGAACTTTTTTCAGACATGACATGA
- the LOC127074781 gene encoding uncharacterized protein LOC127074781, with protein sequence MPLGLILGIGRTFRRKRTSSLDILSPKRAPRGFYKGKNCQPTGFHTRKGGYVVLQEKLPNYVVPDLTGFKLKPYVSQCPLEANTAEASQTAK encoded by the exons TGCCTCTGGGGCTGATTTTAGGAATAGGAAGGACATTTCGAAGGAAGCGAACATCGTCACTTGATATTCTATCACCAAAACGTGCTCCTCGGGGTTTTTACAAGGGAAAGAACTGCCAGCCCACTGGTTTCCACACTCGCAAAG GTGGGTATGTGGTATTGCAGGAAAAATTACCAAACTATGTAGTTCCTGATTTGACTGGTTTTAAG CTCAAACCATACGTATCCCAGTGTCCCTTAGAAGCGAACACTGCCGAGGCTTCTCAAACGGCTAAATAA